The Cynocephalus volans isolate mCynVol1 chromosome 12, mCynVol1.pri, whole genome shotgun sequence sequence tgctgccctccattttgagcgcagcccagcagattttcttcctttaataaagcttgatcagtacccagtgttttagctcactttctttcagaaattatCATACACACATTAATGATTGCAGTATTTGTGAAATGAAGAGTAAGATTTACTCAACCATCTGTACcagggtattaaaaaaaaattccgaAACTCAATTTCACCATATTTGGAAGAGGGTAAAAAAATGGCCTGgatatgcctgtgtgtgtgtcagggggtgggggtggggagtctttttgtttcctttttggaaTTGgcagaaatatattaaataatacattattgtCTCTCAGTCAATAGTAGATATGATCATCATTGTCATTACACTAACTACAAGAATAGTTTTTCATGATAGTAGACTACACTatgctctttttctctttagtttaTAATTGAAAGTAAGTAGTTATTCTAGCCTTTAGTACTAATTCAACTTAAATTAGGCCTGAAGCTACCTCCATTTCTTCAGGCCATATGTAGTGAACTGCAACCAACTTAGTacataaacaaaccaaaatataACTTAAGATATTACAAACAGCTGAGTTTCAGGCAGTTACAGGCAGCCTACTCATCACATTTTgtccaaataaggcaaatgcctaTTTGTAGCCAATCAGGTGATTTATCTGCTTTGTTTCTGAGTCTGTCCTATAAAAACTCACCACTCACATGCTGGGTGGAGCTTTTTGAACCTCCACAGGTTCAGGGTGttgcctgattcatgaattgctctttgctcaaataaattcTGCTAAGCTTAATTCatcttaagtttttcttttaatactagttaaatcatatatatatattttaatcagaGGGTTGAATTCACTATATAGAAAGACCAACTTCCAGGTACTTGGTCAAAATTGGAGATTTCAAGtctagctagttagctcagttggttagatctcAGCCTCATAACACGaaggtcatgggtttgaatccctgtaccatccagccacacacacacacaaatttggaTATTGCAATGTGTGGTGTTAGTTGTGACAGAGGGAAGAAAGTATGTGTGAgcatatatgttatatgtatgcatatatatatgtacttgtatatgtatatgcagtCATGTATTGCTTAACAATGGGAATACATTCTGAGACATGTATCCTTAGGCAATTTTGTTGCTATACAaatatcatagagtgtacttacacaaacccagATGGCAAAGCCTACTCTATACCTAAGCTATAtgatatagccattataatcttatgggaccaccattatAGATGTGGTCCATCATcaaccaaaatgtcattatgtggtacATGACTGTATACGTGTAtgtattgctatggtttgaatgcttgtcacctcccaaactcatgttgaaatttaattgccactgTAACAGTATTAGAAGGTGGGAACTTTGAGAGGCAATTAGGCCATGAAGGCTCTGAACTCATAGATGGACTAATGTTATTATCACTGGGGTGGGTTCCTTATTTCAGGAGTgggttttccctttctttctctctcttatgCTCTCTCTTTGTCCTTCTGGCATGTGATGCCTTCTGTTATGTGATTACATAGCAAGAAGGCCCACACAAGATGCTGGTACCTTGCTATTgcacttcctagcctccagaaccatgagtcaatagatttatgtttataataaataacCCAGTgtggtattcagttatagcagtacaaaatggactaaaacagaaattggtactgagagtggtgtgttgctataacaaaaacctgaaaatgggtgtggctttggaattgggtaaaGAGTACacacttgaacattttttttaagtaaatgctGGAAGGAGCCTGTATTTCCATGAACAGAACATTAATGGTGGTTATGGTGAGAActcagaagaggagaagaaatgtAAGGAAAATCTGAAATTTCTTAGAGGTTACTTAAATGGTTGTGATTAGAatgttggtggaaatataaatggTAAAACCAATTCTTATGTGGTCTCAGACAGAGATGAGGAACAAGGTACTGGAGACTGGAGTAAAGATTATCCTTGTCATAAAGTGGTAAAGAACTtagctgaattgtgtccatgcTAAAGGGCTTTACAGAAGGCAGAATTTAAGAGGAAAGCATTAAGATATTTGATTAAAGAAatctctaagcagcaaagcactaaAGGAGCTGTGTGGCTTCTCTTAACTGAATATAGTAAAATACAATACACAGAAATGActtaaagatgaaatttataattacaaGGGAAAGAGCTTAGGGATTTGAAGGATTCTCAGCTGGCCATGTGATAGAGAATGAAAGAGCATTTTCAGGACAGGAAATCAAAGCTGTGGCCAAGCAACCATTTAATAAGGAGATTAGTATAAATAGAATAAATCCAGAGGCTACTTGTCAAGACAATAAGAGAATGACCCTGAAAGCACTTTTAAGATTACTGGTGCCATCTCTCCCATCACCAGCTCAGAATACAAAGACCTGGAGGAAGAAAATATGTCCAAACAGAGGTCTAGACTGCTTTTGGATCTTGAGGTTTGCTGCCCAGGGCTGCCTAAAATCTCTGCTACTTGCATTCTTGTGCAGTGTTCCTTGGTCACCCCAGCTATGACTCAAGCATGTCTGGGTGTGGCTTGGCCTGTGGTTTCAGAAGGTACAAATTGTAAACTTTGGTGGCATCCATGGGATGCTAACTCTGCAGACATGCAGAATGCACAAGGTGTGGGGGCATGACTTCCTCCAcctcaatttcaaaggatgtcaTGGATAGCCTGGGGGTGCAGGCAGAGACttgtcacaggggtggagccactacAGAGATCCCACACTAGGGCAATGCCCAGGGAAACTGTGGAATTGGAGCTACCACAGATAGTTCCCACCAGGCCTAGTGGTGCCCTGGGATTGGGACTGCCTCTGTAGAAACAAAAGCTTGCAGCATAAGCCTGGGAAAGCTGCAGGCACAAGACTGTCATCCATGAAAGATGCTACATAGGCTGGACCCAGCAAAGCCATATGGGTGGGTCTGCCTGAGGCCTTGGGGCCCAACCCCTGTCCCGGTGTGTCCAGAGGCACCACATGGAGTCAAAAATTATTCTGGAGTcttaagatttaatgttgtttACCCTGTTGGGTTTTGGAATTAGAACCAGGTACCACTTACTTCTTACCTATTTGTCTCTTTTGAAATAGAAATGTCTATCCTATGCTGCCgcaccactgtattttggaagcacatcaCTTGTTTAATTTTATAGTCTCACATCTGGGGGGGgaaatttgcctcaggatgaatcatgCCTTTGTCttacccatatctgatttagatgagactggactttggacttttgaactgatgctggaatgagttaagacttttggaGCTACTGGgatgaaataaacatattttgcatgtgagaaggacatgaattttggggggctaGGGGCAGAATACTATGGTTGAAATGTTTTTTCACCTttaaaactcatgttaaaatttaattgtcattgtaacagtattaagaggtgggacctttaaaaggtgattaggccATCTGCCCTCACAAGTGAATGAATGCTGTTATCACTGGAGTGGATCtattattgcaggagtgggtttgccccctctttctttctcttgccctctcTTTTCCCattgccttctgccatgtgatgatACAGGAAGAGGGCCCCCACCAGGTGCCATcacctctcagcctccagaactgtaaaccaataaatttctgttcattataaattacccagtctgtggtattctgttatagcagcacaaaactaAGACATTTacacacataatatatataaacatatctaGTGAGACATAGTTTGGGGAAGGGGCCAAGGAAATATATCCTAAGGCAGTGACATTTATGCTGAGATCTAAATGCTGAATAGGGTTTATCTAAAGGACTAgctaaggaaagaaaaggaaaatgtttttggAGTAAACAAGgatctagaaataaaaattagaaagacaGAAGTATTCCATATGCCTAGATACAGAGGATTGGGGAGAGAAATATGGAAATCTGTGAAAAATATAATACTTCAGTGTATGAAGATTTTTTCTTGAGAGCTAGCACTGATATTTACACTTTTCTGTTCTTTCAAACTTTATGCTATTGATTTCTGATCAATATATAACCTGAGGTTTCTATACACTTTTCCAGTTTAATTTTATCTGAATTTGTTCTCATCTGTGTCCCTAATATAGCTACTTTTATAGTTGGTGTTAAAACATTTGTTTCAGTAGGTACCCTGCTTTTTCCTAAGAAAGGATGTTTGATTTCCAACTTTTATTCCTTTCATGATGCTATCTTCCAATATCTAATATGTTAGTCTTACTCTTTGATAATagagtacatttattttttcatcggctacatttttcagattttttaaaagtatttttgagaTTTACCTTATTACTTCTTTAGAATGGTCCTGATAGTTATGTGGTGGGAAACTGtctctatctatctaatctatctatctatctatctatctatctatctatctatctatctatctatctatctatctatctatctatctatctatctatctatctatctatctatctatcatctatctatctatcatctatctatcatctatctatctaatctattaCCTATCTactatctatatatctattatctatctacttatctatcatctatcttttCTTATctatctaatttatctattttacatACATGCACAGCTAACTTATTGGCTGAATGGGTAACACTGAGGTGTGATCTAGCGTGTTCCCCTGGACGAATTCTTCATGAGAGATGTCCTCTAGCATAATTGTTTcacaagaaagggaaaaaaggaactaGTTAAGATCTGTTTTAGCTTCAAGATCAAAATGCTTTTAGACAGTTAATGTGAATATAATGATGACTACAAAGatattaaatagtttaaaaacttAAGGCCCATTtacccagtgtttctcaaactatcTGTGATGAAGGACCAGTTCCTCCCCCATCTTATTATATACTCATGCTTACGTAAAACACAATAAAGATGGATTacttaaaaaaggaataaaaaagacttaaaattcaagttcaaatttattattattaaatttaacaaatattaaccCTGAAATTTCTCTTATAGCATATAAAAGCTTACTTTTAATTTCTCTACTTTAGCTTAAAGACAGTTTACTGATCTGCTCTGGTCCTATACTAACCACTACACCAAACTTTCCTGATAATTTGCATccacaattttaatattttcctatttctttgagaGAAATGCCATTCTTTTAATTGAGTCATGGAatgcttttttcactttcttgttcCTTAAAGTATATATGAATGGGTTTAGCATTGGGGCAATGGAAGTGGTGAGTACTGACACACCCTTATTAATGTCCACTTCTTCTTTTGCTGAAGGTTTAATGTAAATGAAGATGCAGCTTCCATAGGTGATGGATACAACAATCATGTGGGAAGAACAGGTGGAAAAAGCctttttcctttgctgggcagagGGAAATTTGAGGATTGTCTTGATGATATATATATAGGAAAGAACTACGCACACAAGGGTCATGATGAAAGTCATCACAGCACAGGCTATAACCATCTGCTCTATGAACCATGTGTCTGAGCAAGAGATCTTGAGGATAGGAGATGCATCACAGAGAAAATGATCAATGACATTTGAGTCACAGAACTCCAGATTTAAGCCTAGGCTAAGTGGAGGGACTATGATTAACAAACCTCCAACCCAACAGCAGAGGACAAACCTTCTGCAGATTCTGCTGCTCATGATGGTCACATAATGCAAGGGTTTGCAGATagccacatagcggtcataggACATGATGGCCAGGAGAAAAAATTCTGTTGCCccaaaaaggataataaaaaataGTTGACTAGCACAAGCATTATAAGTAATTATCTTGTCTCCAGTAGACATGCTGTAAAGGAATCTGGGAATACAGACTGTAGTGAATGAGATCTCTAAGAGGGagaaattttggaggaaaaagtacatggcaGATTTAAGTTGAGAATTCACTAAGGTGAGGGAGATGATGGTCAGATTTCCAGTTACACTCAATGTGTAAGTGACAAGCAGAAGGATAAATATCAGAAGTTGAAGTTGTGGATCATCTGTTAATCCCAGTAGGATGAATGTTGTTAGCCTTGTATGGTTTCTCATCACTGACTCCTGACTTCAGCTCACTCAGTTTGTAAAAttgagattgaaaaaaaaaatggtactaAAAATGTTGTTAACAATGGACACTAGTAAGAAAATTCAATTAAAGCAATTCACATAGattttcttcttgaaattaaCAATGAATCATGTGAATACATGGCTATCCTCAGTTTTAACTGATGTATATTACTGGTTGGTTGAGGGAAagttttctcaaaattattttcactgtACTAAAGTCCTTATTTCTATAGCTCTTCtcattttctcaaatttctttttcaattgaTGAATATACATGTTCAATTCAATTTTAACCTCAGGAGTAAAAGACAACCATTGATGTAGGCGATTTCACAGGGAGTCTGATATCCTTATGCTTCCAATAATTATTCAATGCTCACAAgtcaaattaagaaaaacatcACCACCAGTTTATGTCTTTGCTCAAAGTGTTGGGGATTTATTAAATGAAAGTCCAGAAGCTGAATATTTAGGCTCACTATACAGATACTCTGCGTGCTTTTGCAATAGAACTTGGTAAAATGTGGCATTACCTTGTCCAAAGAGAtttgtttgaaataaaaaaggaaaagagattctTATCAACAGCTACTTGTCAGTCAGTTCCTATCCACTGACAATCTCTAAGTTTCAAAGATGAATCTCATTTCTATCCTTGTTCATTCTGAAGAAAAGCGCAGTGTTTCGACACACTGATATAACTAATATGCCATGTAGGGAGGTGGTAAAAATTCAAAAGCCCAGGCTCTATCCTGCTTTTATGAGCCTTGCCTGCTGGGTTCGTTACCTCTCCAGGTGATTTCTGAAACACACAAAAGTATGAGAACCACTTAACTAAAATGATTAAGCTCTACATACTAAAATAATATAACTACATTATGATTAGGTAAGTTGAAATCCTTCTGGTTTCCTAATTATTGACTCAATtccctgcttcaccaaactctatTCAGGGTCCACTAAAACCTTTATTCAACTGAGCCTTGACTTTTAGACTTCTCTGTTTATCTTTGCATTTGCCCAGTGTTAGAGAGAATACTCCTAAGCCAGGTTAGCTGGAATCCTCTGCCATCTGCAACATCCTATCAACCTCCATGATGATGTCTGATCAGATTTCCCATCTTCCACCATCCCCTCCCCAGTGATGTCTGaccaccctggcctgccttcagcaagaatctgGTTAGGTCAAATTAGCCAGAATATTCTTTACCTCTTGtatttcctcttagtaatttccCATTCTCTGACaccgcccctccccaccccttcttGGCTGTAAATGCCCATTTACCAGGACTGTATTCACAGTTGAACCCAATCACTCCCTTCCACTGCAAAATCCCATAGCAGTGGTGTCTATACCTGTTGAGATAGCTCTCTCTTGAATAAAATCTGCCTTACTGTCTTCAACAAGTGccatgaataattttttcaatGACACTATCAAGGTTAACGAGGTTTAAATcagatttaaaacaacaaatccATTCTCAAATGCTCTATCACTTTATCTCATTGCTTTTACTTCTCATCTACCAAGATTTTCTGTAAAATATAACTGGTCATAATAATCTGGTTTGTGTACCTACATTGTAGTGAAACTGCTTTTAAAATGATTAGCCTAACAGCCTTTTAACTAAATACAATATActctttttgttagtttgagcTGCATGTATTTACCATTTTTGCATGTCAAAAAGGACAGTTCAATTTAACGCTTCACCTTTGTGTAGAATTGTATTTTGTTAtgcttcttctctctttccctttagtTATGTACTATTTGTTAAGTATAAATACATGTTTAACAAACTACCAATAATATACACTGTGGGTCTGGCattcacatttttcatttaaaaaatattttaatagtaacTATATTATGACAGAAGAGTACATAATAGTGTATACAATTTAATTTATTAAGGAAACATGGTGTAACTGCCAtctgcaagaagaaatagaatgtaCCCTGCACCACAGAAGCCCCCTCTATGGTCTTCTATGATTACCACCTTCTCCCTGCTTCCTAGAGCTAAAAACTATTTTGACTTTGTGATAGTAACTTCCTTTTATtaatagttttctcattttatctgcATCCTTGAAACATatgttttcccctttttaaaCTGCTTATAATTAGAGGTATGCTGGATAAACTGttttctgacatttttctcttaacATGATGTTTTAgagatccatccatgtttttACTTGATGAAGTAGTCCTCAAATATCACTAATCACTAACCTTTGAAACTACGCAAATATTTCCTATCTGCATTCAGTATCTCAAAAGCTGTAATAT is a genomic window containing:
- the LOC134360429 gene encoding olfactory receptor 6C2-like, coding for MRNHTRLTTFILLGLTDDPQLQLLIFILLLVTYTLSVTGNLTIISLTLVNSQLKSAMYFFLQNFSLLEISFTTVCIPRFLYSMSTGDKIITYNACASQLFFIILFGATEFFLLAIMSYDRYVAICKPLHYVTIMSSRICRRFVLCCWVGGLLIIVPPLSLGLNLEFCDSNVIDHFLCDASPILKISCSDTWFIEQMVIACAVMTFIMTLVCVVLSYIYIIKTILKFPSAQQRKKAFSTCSSHMIVVSITYGSCIFIYIKPSAKEEVDINKGVSVLTTSIAPMLNPFIYTLRNKKVKKAFHDSIKRMAFLSKK